Proteins encoded by one window of Cellvibrio sp. KY-GH-1:
- a CDS encoding DUF2786 domain-containing protein, with translation MSDERILERIKKCLAMAGSSNPHEAEIAWRQAQKLMQEHRLDMQDIDASEANTVKHPAGKRPPVWMLTLAQTCAKAFNCRVITESSIQGSKVVFIGLDNSPQFCEYAFVALQNQLTAARKKYVATLSRCKLTTKRRRGEIFAENWVNGVWSTVMRFAEADETAEKVIKAYFDKNLPAIPTRELESRKVIKRDFRAAYAGYEAGQSTKLHKAVNQDRRTGLNHLH, from the coding sequence ATGAGCGATGAGCGTATTCTGGAAAGAATCAAAAAATGTCTGGCAATGGCAGGTTCATCCAATCCTCATGAGGCGGAGATTGCCTGGAGGCAAGCTCAAAAGCTGATGCAAGAACACCGTCTGGATATGCAGGACATTGATGCCTCAGAAGCCAATACGGTAAAACATCCAGCAGGCAAGCGTCCCCCCGTGTGGATGCTCACATTAGCACAGACCTGCGCTAAGGCATTCAATTGCCGTGTCATTACAGAATCATCCATACAAGGCTCTAAAGTGGTGTTCATCGGATTGGACAATAGTCCGCAATTTTGTGAATACGCATTTGTCGCACTTCAAAATCAATTAACTGCTGCAAGAAAAAAATATGTAGCAACTCTTTCCCGTTGCAAATTAACCACCAAACGTCGACGCGGTGAAATTTTTGCCGAGAATTGGGTGAATGGCGTTTGGAGCACTGTCATGCGATTTGCTGAGGCAGATGAAACGGCCGAGAAAGTCATCAAGGCGTATTTTGATAAAAACCTTCCTGCTATTCCCACCAGAGAACTTGAGTCACGAAAAGTGATTAAGCGTGACTTTCGGGCAGCCTATGCCGGATACGAAGCAGGACAAAGCACCAAGTTACATAAAGCTGTGAATCAAGACCGGCGCACAGGATTAAATCATTTGCATTGA
- a CDS encoding PcfJ domain-containing protein, protein MFAQDTSHMSTDTDLVSPITQLELVLHNSPKCLQVGKFYNCYPDLYIYSDNQQTRKDTILRHNNVSFPQNSTFEQYALFYRTHLGGKFNRRYQKLSYALWVGEDSKLIHRFCRKGKHLDNELVYRFHCFRDLIMETVKNKEFHLIPAILFFGANVNTIKAGLGASLWKSLCKNSASRNKLIFKCASFTATLSPLIRPCFSFNELKSPALQTVPIVTAKPILEALNALPSGIMQSNAFLRAIEGNEYHYDYLDNGDYEVIDLDPSEAQIFQYSLTIAVAAKQCKKVTDPHFFRDAMQTIKDCRRMANRLNEPFNDHWSFNRIEREHKALTKLLNTTIHEHYYQEYSFEIPWIKELQYRGVTATLLSSRAALIIEGRELTHCVASYHEQVYFGRSIIFSLRTQDGQRSTLELGVRRGHDSLKLVIQQHKTNYDDPVENEQLNAAAKYVFNAQRQLLIDATDNDDSMVVIHNFQFLSDDSHTQLSR, encoded by the coding sequence ATGTTTGCGCAAGACACATCTCATATGAGCACAGATACAGATTTGGTTTCGCCAATAACACAGCTGGAATTAGTGCTTCACAATTCCCCTAAGTGCCTCCAGGTCGGAAAATTCTATAATTGCTACCCAGACTTGTATATTTACTCCGATAATCAACAAACGCGTAAAGACACCATATTGAGGCATAACAATGTCAGCTTTCCGCAAAACAGTACGTTTGAACAATATGCATTATTCTATCGCACCCATCTTGGTGGGAAATTTAATCGCCGTTATCAAAAACTCAGTTATGCATTATGGGTGGGTGAGGATAGTAAATTAATTCATCGGTTCTGTCGCAAAGGAAAGCATTTGGATAATGAACTGGTATATCGATTTCACTGTTTCCGCGATTTAATTATGGAAACCGTCAAGAATAAAGAATTTCATCTTATCCCCGCTATTTTATTTTTCGGTGCCAATGTCAACACCATTAAAGCTGGTCTTGGCGCATCTCTTTGGAAATCACTTTGTAAAAACTCAGCATCCCGAAATAAACTGATATTTAAATGCGCCTCGTTCACAGCAACGCTTTCTCCATTGATAAGACCATGCTTCTCATTTAACGAATTAAAATCACCTGCATTGCAGACAGTTCCGATCGTTACCGCAAAACCAATCCTGGAGGCACTTAATGCATTGCCCTCGGGCATTATGCAATCTAACGCTTTTCTTCGGGCAATAGAGGGAAATGAATACCATTATGATTATCTGGACAATGGTGATTATGAAGTTATCGACCTAGATCCATCAGAAGCCCAGATTTTTCAATATTCATTGACTATTGCGGTTGCTGCAAAGCAATGCAAAAAAGTAACCGATCCTCATTTTTTTCGAGACGCTATGCAGACCATTAAGGATTGCCGTCGCATGGCAAATAGACTGAACGAGCCATTCAATGATCACTGGTCGTTCAATCGCATTGAGCGTGAACATAAAGCGCTAACAAAGTTATTAAACACGACGATTCATGAACATTATTATCAGGAATATTCCTTTGAAATCCCTTGGATAAAAGAGCTGCAGTATCGAGGTGTTACGGCAACGCTGCTTTCCAGTCGTGCAGCCCTGATAATCGAAGGAAGGGAATTAACTCATTGTGTAGCGTCATACCACGAACAAGTCTATTTTGGACGTTCGATTATTTTTTCTCTTCGAACACAAGACGGCCAACGAAGCACACTTGAATTGGGTGTTAGGCGTGGCCATGACAGTCTAAAGTTGGTCATACAACAACATAAAACGAATTATGATGACCCCGTGGAAAATGAACAGTTAAATGCGGCAGCAAAATATGTATTCAATGCCCAAAGACAGTTGCTGATAGATGCGACAGATAACGACGACTCAATGGTGGTGATACACAATTTTCAGTTTTTGTCCGATGACAGCCATACCCAGCTATCCAGGTAA
- a CDS encoding DUF3577 domain-containing protein: MSISNVNSAVLNNVRWFNAHTEACGYLNGLKEITPKPGQDFKPFWVSTFCMYEGNPQKPRKTFINVNIVNLKLVDILKPYANQLNTDQSKVWVTARISDVTVEPFIYGNNSNLAGQLGVNWQANLISLIALKVGDMAIDLKQVTTTDFGVPAQQPAATQSNSPSLQSSNSQNLFGLPLLVTLQKNDPNFSAAKDRLKQQGYRWSNDKLAWCLANIKLEKSDPAFNEKYHALKNAGYVFSKANAVWNLPSVPKPLTGNYQNTGNCQQSGFQQ; encoded by the coding sequence ATGTCAATCTCTAATGTAAATTCTGCAGTTTTGAATAATGTTCGCTGGTTTAACGCTCATACTGAAGCATGCGGTTATCTGAATGGCTTGAAGGAGATTACCCCTAAGCCTGGACAGGATTTCAAACCGTTTTGGGTGAGTACCTTCTGCATGTATGAAGGTAATCCACAAAAACCACGTAAAACATTTATCAACGTCAACATCGTCAATTTAAAACTTGTCGATATTCTCAAACCTTACGCTAATCAGCTCAATACTGACCAGTCCAAGGTATGGGTGACTGCACGTATATCGGATGTAACTGTTGAGCCATTTATTTATGGCAATAACAGCAATCTCGCGGGTCAGTTAGGTGTTAATTGGCAAGCCAATTTAATCTCACTCATAGCGTTAAAAGTGGGTGATATGGCAATTGACTTGAAACAAGTCACTACGACTGATTTTGGTGTACCTGCGCAACAGCCAGCTGCTACACAAAGCAATTCACCATCACTTCAATCATCCAATAGCCAAAACCTGTTCGGATTACCATTGTTGGTAACGTTGCAAAAAAATGATCCTAACTTCAGTGCAGCAAAGGATCGTTTGAAACAGCAAGGTTATCGTTGGAGCAATGATAAGCTCGCTTGGTGTTTGGCGAATATCAAACTGGAAAAATCAGATCCAGCATTCAATGAGAAATACCATGCATTGAAAAATGCCGGTTATGTCTTCTCCAAAGCCAACGCAGTATGGAACTTGCCATCTGTCCCAAAGCCGTTAACGGGCAATTACCAGAACACCGGCAATTGCCAGCAAAGCGGGTTTCAGCAGTAA
- a CDS encoding RadC family protein produces MMISPLVALSSHIRHQPTFNYTTAEEVINAAKHIMESMMEQRDTLLTSPQLVRQYLMLRLGKAEREIFCVIFLDNQNRLIASEDLFMGTIDGAAVYPREVVKAALKYNAAAVLLAHNHPSGMLEASTADQRITQRLVSALELVDVRVLDHFIVSGTESLSFAERGLI; encoded by the coding sequence ATGATGATCTCACCTTTGGTGGCGCTATCCTCACACATTAGGCACCAGCCTACATTCAATTACACCACTGCTGAAGAAGTTATCAATGCCGCGAAGCACATCATGGAATCAATGATGGAGCAACGCGACACGTTGTTAACAAGCCCGCAGTTAGTTCGACAATATCTGATGCTGAGATTAGGGAAAGCAGAGCGCGAAATATTTTGCGTTATCTTTCTCGATAATCAGAATCGCTTAATTGCATCTGAAGATTTATTTATGGGAACGATAGATGGCGCTGCCGTTTATCCTCGCGAAGTTGTTAAAGCGGCCCTTAAATATAACGCTGCAGCTGTTTTGCTTGCCCACAACCATCCAAGCGGAATGCTTGAAGCGAGCACAGCAGATCAACGCATAACTCAACGATTAGTTTCAGCGTTGGAGTTAGTAGATGTTCGAGTATTGGATCACTTTATTGTATCGGGTACCGAATCACTCTCATTTGCAGAGCGCGGCTTAATCTAA
- a CDS encoding antirestriction protein, giving the protein MSTVLSPATSAINAIPVPGHLRMQTLPRRFPGLFLVFENNVYDHMNKFAKSYKSGYWEFIELSNGGFYMSLKSDKKFFVEIDSNYFEGTMSADAASLVANLFVYSRLAEQHNLDYLIEGFHALYEYARLHPEGQLILSAIN; this is encoded by the coding sequence ATGAGTACTGTTTTATCACCAGCAACTTCAGCGATCAATGCAATCCCGGTGCCCGGACACTTGCGCATGCAGACATTACCAAGACGATTTCCGGGACTGTTCCTAGTATTCGAAAATAATGTCTATGACCACATGAATAAGTTCGCTAAATCCTACAAGAGCGGTTATTGGGAATTTATCGAACTTAGCAATGGGGGATTTTATATGTCACTGAAATCCGACAAGAAATTTTTCGTGGAAATTGATAGCAATTACTTCGAAGGAACAATGTCTGCCGATGCAGCAAGTCTGGTAGCGAACTTATTCGTTTATTCACGACTGGCTGAACAACACAATCTTGATTATTTGATTGAAGGATTTCATGCATTGTACGAATACGCACGACTACATCCTGAGGGGCAATTAATTTTATCAGCGATTAACTAA
- a CDS encoding DUF6878 family protein, translated as MSAATVDPIVERLSELPAKVGKKLLGQFSLGHVDAPTLHTVLDAAQLAGDISKSLWFTGSYLFLRSKGVPVGDVVAMAKQHQRKIRLEWSEQRWRNEHNKLSRLATLKMLAAKNVTYDVTFFEKHIASSYPGYLIKSSRRLGMEGLRQQHCVASYHERLASQQTAILCLFLDHTRWTVELIQTNHSETPVRIGQIKTRLNAVASNEIRKQVYNYLGLDFPRLETSSPDGSRALHQINLTALLPVLIKLDIQEIYVGFSGSGDDGHIDYVEMQPPPATMPVVHILDQTRDYQDGQWIHRECGRDLPLDKAIEDIVYGYLEMTGVDWYNNDGGQGHFSINFQTGNIEFEVNQNYVESVTEYANEWSVEEFMEQLVVPALTEST; from the coding sequence ATGAGCGCTGCCACTGTGGATCCAATCGTAGAACGTTTATCCGAGTTACCCGCAAAAGTAGGAAAAAAACTCTTGGGGCAATTCTCCCTGGGGCATGTAGATGCTCCTACTTTGCATACGGTACTTGATGCCGCTCAGCTCGCCGGCGATATCAGTAAAAGCTTATGGTTTACCGGCAGCTATTTGTTCCTGCGCAGTAAAGGCGTACCGGTCGGAGATGTTGTGGCCATGGCCAAACAACACCAACGTAAAATTCGCCTTGAATGGTCGGAGCAACGTTGGCGCAATGAGCACAACAAGCTCTCACGTCTGGCAACGCTGAAAATGTTGGCAGCAAAAAATGTAACCTATGATGTAACATTTTTTGAAAAACATATTGCATCAAGCTATCCCGGGTATCTGATTAAATCATCACGCCGCTTGGGAATGGAAGGCTTACGCCAGCAACATTGTGTAGCCAGTTATCACGAGCGGTTAGCGTCCCAGCAAACTGCAATTCTCTGTCTATTCCTGGATCACACCCGATGGACTGTCGAATTAATCCAAACAAACCATAGCGAAACTCCAGTTCGCATTGGCCAAATAAAAACACGGTTAAACGCTGTCGCGTCGAATGAAATTCGCAAACAGGTGTATAACTACCTGGGTTTGGATTTCCCTCGACTTGAAACCAGCTCGCCTGATGGAAGCCGGGCGTTGCACCAGATTAATCTCACGGCGCTTTTGCCAGTGCTGATAAAACTGGACATTCAAGAAATCTATGTGGGCTTTTCCGGATCCGGTGATGATGGCCATATTGATTACGTCGAGATGCAGCCGCCACCTGCGACAATGCCTGTGGTTCACATTCTGGATCAAACCCGGGACTATCAGGACGGGCAATGGATTCATCGTGAATGCGGTCGCGACTTGCCACTAGATAAAGCCATTGAAGATATCGTATATGGCTATCTCGAAATGACAGGTGTTGACTGGTATAACAATGACGGTGGCCAAGGACATTTTTCAATTAATTTCCAAACTGGTAACATCGAGTTTGAAGTTAATCAAAACTATGTTGAATCAGTAACGGAATATGCTAACGAATGGAGCGTTGAAGAATTTATGGAGCAACTTGTTGTACCTGCATTAACTGAATCGACATAA
- a CDS encoding DUF932 domain-containing protein: MQLSSRFKSGAPALRSDYPLSDDQIRRVAPSIFAEMPHTSRSERYSYIPTCAVLNELRSEGFQPFMVCQTRVRNDDRREFTKHMIRLRHASQINGAEANEIILLNSHDGTSSYQMLAGMFRFVCQNGLVYGDTLMDVRIPHKGDVTGHVIEGAYEVLGGFERVAESQEAMQAISLDSGEAEVFASAALTLKYDDPERPAPITESQILMPRRRDDRNSDLWSVFNRTQENLIKGGLPGRTATGNRQRTRAVAGIDQNIKLNRALWLLADGLRKLKS, from the coding sequence ATGCAACTTTCATCTCGATTCAAATCAGGCGCACCCGCTTTACGATCTGATTATCCACTGTCAGATGATCAAATCCGTAGAGTAGCCCCATCAATCTTTGCAGAAATGCCACATACAAGTCGCTCGGAACGATACAGTTACATTCCAACCTGCGCTGTGTTGAATGAATTGCGATCCGAAGGCTTTCAACCCTTTATGGTGTGTCAGACAAGAGTCAGAAATGATGATCGTCGTGAATTCACCAAGCATATGATTCGTTTGCGTCACGCCAGTCAAATTAACGGGGCAGAAGCAAACGAAATAATATTGCTGAATTCTCATGACGGCACCAGCAGCTATCAAATGTTAGCGGGTATGTTTCGCTTTGTATGTCAGAATGGCTTGGTCTACGGCGATACTCTGATGGACGTTCGCATACCACACAAAGGTGACGTCACCGGGCATGTAATCGAAGGTGCCTATGAAGTCCTGGGTGGGTTCGAACGAGTCGCAGAATCACAGGAAGCCATGCAAGCAATTAGCCTGGATTCAGGTGAAGCTGAAGTGTTTGCATCTGCGGCACTCACATTAAAATACGATGATCCGGAAAGGCCTGCGCCGATTACAGAAAGTCAAATTTTAATGCCGCGTCGCAGAGACGATCGGAATTCAGATTTATGGAGCGTGTTTAATCGCACACAAGAAAATCTTATCAAAGGAGGCCTGCCTGGTCGAACCGCTACTGGCAACCGCCAACGAACTCGAGCAGTCGCAGGTATCGATCAAAATATTAAATTAAATCGAGCATTGTGGTTATTGGCCGATGGTCTACGCAAACTCAAATCGTAA
- a CDS encoding cold-shock protein, producing MRTTVKNWFSEKGYGFLNNGSENAPDIMVHVSELRNCEYLKTGRTVEFECHINQRGLVAKNVKLIYDDAITSTKPYQNNSPVIPPYRPPHSRY from the coding sequence ATGCGTACGACAGTTAAAAACTGGTTTTCAGAAAAAGGTTATGGTTTTTTAAATAACGGAAGCGAAAATGCTCCAGATATTATGGTACATGTCAGCGAGCTGAGAAATTGTGAGTATCTGAAAACTGGTCGAACGGTAGAGTTTGAGTGCCACATTAATCAGCGAGGATTGGTGGCGAAGAATGTAAAACTAATCTATGACGACGCAATAACCTCTACAAAACCCTACCAAAATAATTCGCCAGTAATCCCACCTTATCGCCCGCCACACAGTAGATATTGA
- a CDS encoding DUF3800 domain-containing protein — MHLLYVDESGSVSDPSQQYFVLAGVSVFERKTHWMEQNINDIAKQFSPATPHAIELHGSPMRSGRDGWKSFALSDRLNAIKDALKVGIADHCPKGVRLFGVVIKKQALTGEDPVEYAFEQLSSRFDLFLKRQHHKYNDSQRGIMLFDESTTEQRIQTLAREFKYSGHTWGKTSNYAEVPVFLDSKASRLIQLADLVAYSLFRFYEHGDPSFYDVIKDCFDTEGGVQHGLHVRQ; from the coding sequence ATGCATTTACTGTACGTTGATGAATCAGGATCGGTCAGTGATCCATCGCAACAATATTTTGTACTTGCCGGCGTTTCTGTTTTTGAACGAAAAACGCATTGGATGGAACAAAATATTAACGATATTGCCAAGCAATTTTCTCCTGCTACACCTCATGCCATTGAATTACATGGCTCGCCCATGCGATCTGGACGTGATGGATGGAAGTCCTTTGCCTTGAGCGACCGTCTAAATGCTATTAAAGATGCTTTGAAAGTAGGAATTGCCGATCATTGTCCAAAAGGTGTTCGGTTGTTTGGTGTGGTTATAAAAAAGCAGGCTCTTACGGGGGAGGATCCAGTAGAGTACGCTTTTGAGCAACTTTCTAGCAGATTTGATTTGTTCCTTAAGCGGCAACATCATAAATATAACGATTCACAGCGCGGAATAATGTTATTCGATGAGTCTACTACTGAGCAGCGAATACAAACCCTTGCTAGAGAATTTAAATACAGTGGACACACTTGGGGCAAAACCAGTAACTATGCTGAAGTGCCTGTTTTTTTGGATTCGAAAGCATCCCGATTAATTCAGTTAGCAGATTTGGTGGCTTATTCTCTCTTTCGCTTTTATGAGCACGGTGATCCATCTTTCTATGATGTGATCAAGGATTGTTTTGATACAGAGGGTGGTGTTCAGCACGGTTTACATGTGCGCCAATAG
- a CDS encoding recombinase family protein, translated as MARIGYARVSSIGQSLEIQLDKLTAAGCERVYREKLSGTKKARPEYKACMSFLREGDTLVITRLDRLARSVHELVNISQRFEDEGIHLHVLDQHIDTSTPTGKLTFTLLAAIAEFETQLRAERQREGIEKAKCNKVKFGRPKLSDYAKEELIRQERAQGKPISELMKTHKLGRTTIYRILNATQDSTPTE; from the coding sequence ATGGCAAGAATCGGATATGCGCGTGTGAGCTCTATTGGCCAGAGTCTGGAGATCCAACTGGACAAATTGACCGCCGCCGGTTGTGAGCGCGTTTATCGGGAAAAGCTCAGTGGCACCAAAAAAGCACGGCCGGAATATAAGGCTTGCATGAGCTTTCTCCGGGAGGGAGATACATTGGTCATTACCCGTTTGGATCGTCTGGCCAGGTCAGTACATGAACTGGTCAACATATCCCAACGATTTGAGGATGAAGGTATTCACTTACACGTCCTGGATCAGCATATTGATACCTCAACACCCACGGGAAAACTGACCTTTACGCTATTGGCCGCCATCGCGGAATTTGAAACACAACTTCGTGCAGAGCGGCAAAGGGAGGGTATCGAGAAGGCCAAATGTAATAAGGTGAAATTTGGAAGGCCTAAACTGTCTGACTATGCTAAAGAGGAACTTATTCGACAAGAGCGAGCCCAGGGCAAACCAATAAGCGAATTGATGAAAACGCATAAATTAGGGCGTACCACCATCTATCGCATACTGAACGCCACCCAGGATTCAACACCTACCGAATAA
- a CDS encoding carbon storage regulator: MLVLTRRPGEMVRLYTSDGVIEIYLNDCNHHHAKIGFVAPDSVDIVREEIDDQAAEGSEMHS; this comes from the coding sequence ATGCTTGTGCTGACGCGCCGCCCAGGGGAAATGGTACGGCTATACACCAGTGATGGTGTCATTGAGATTTATCTTAACGATTGTAATCATCATCACGCCAAAATTGGCTTTGTTGCACCAGACAGTGTCGATATTGTCCGAGAGGAAATTGACGATCAGGCTGCGGAAGGTTCAGAAATGCACTCGTGA
- a CDS encoding PEP-CTERM sorting domain-containing protein translates to MKRALKRTFGIFVVCMSVIASASHAALIEFSVFPNSGDVAGAPGTTVGWGYSITNNSSNYLVTTAINADLFQHGMPLAIFDFPVIAPGDTILEAFAVDTSGLFQLLWDIDAPLGFVNSGLFFLSSDFYTNDPLLGGVFISSAEEVVAAYSAIAQEAAASVPEPSTWSLLLITLLALGIHSFRVRAVKDGSTSLVG, encoded by the coding sequence ATGAAAAGGGCTTTAAAAAGAACATTTGGAATTTTTGTCGTTTGCATGTCTGTGATTGCTAGTGCTTCGCATGCGGCTCTAATAGAGTTTAGCGTTTTTCCAAATAGTGGTGATGTAGCAGGTGCTCCTGGAACTACTGTTGGGTGGGGATACTCAATTACTAATAATTCGTCGAACTATCTTGTAACAACAGCAATCAATGCTGATTTATTCCAACACGGCATGCCATTGGCGATTTTCGACTTTCCTGTAATCGCTCCTGGAGATACCATTCTGGAAGCATTTGCTGTTGATACATCTGGTTTGTTCCAATTATTGTGGGATATAGATGCTCCTTTAGGGTTTGTAAACTCAGGTCTATTTTTCTTAAGCTCTGACTTTTACACAAATGATCCGTTACTGGGTGGTGTATTTATTTCTTCAGCCGAAGAGGTTGTTGCTGCGTACTCCGCTATAGCTCAAGAGGCTGCTGCTTCAGTGCCGGAACCATCAACTTGGTCATTATTACTAATTACTTTATTGGCTCTTGGAATTCATTCATTTAGAGTAAGAGCAGTGAAAGATGGCAGTACTTCGTTAGTTGGGTAG
- a CDS encoding M15 family metallopeptidase: MRKQIKFFACLIFIFFPHLASSQEEATPAAVTGTSVSGVGYVDVSSDATGINATIGRWDTPYPYGLNGPRVPGLEPNGPSIFYIDVDVNDGGRASFSYSYKTWDSGVYNWYDVYVETPTGVVNLVNKLGQPGSNYGTFFSSSEVALSVSLDEWRDQQVRFVFLVQQDGWGDQSQGAVIGFGLRSCTVAPLTPLTDAAALAFEGGQTVDTANLTAEMQTALSCVQTAVAEEGGTVRVNSAYRPPEYQNHLRAVWDKWNLLRNMREPECSDLRDEIQAEFQRHGLLLTQRPATGTGPHTEGRAIDMRSSLTTARFLEITGQCSLYRRLPVTDPVHFEHQ, from the coding sequence ATGCGAAAACAAATTAAGTTCTTTGCCTGTTTGATATTTATTTTTTTCCCTCACTTAGCTTCTTCACAAGAAGAGGCTACCCCAGCGGCGGTTACAGGAACCTCAGTAAGTGGTGTCGGGTATGTTGATGTGTCGTCAGATGCAACCGGCATTAACGCTACAATCGGTAGGTGGGACACTCCCTACCCCTACGGATTAAATGGCCCGAGAGTTCCTGGCCTTGAGCCAAATGGCCCTAGTATTTTTTATATCGACGTAGATGTAAATGATGGTGGCAGAGCATCCTTTAGCTATTCCTATAAAACGTGGGATAGTGGCGTTTATAATTGGTATGATGTCTATGTCGAAACGCCCACTGGGGTTGTTAACTTGGTAAATAAGTTAGGTCAACCTGGAAGCAATTACGGAACGTTTTTTTCTAGCTCGGAAGTCGCACTGTCTGTAAGTTTAGATGAGTGGAGAGATCAGCAAGTAAGATTTGTCTTTTTAGTTCAGCAAGATGGTTGGGGAGACCAAAGTCAAGGTGCAGTAATTGGCTTTGGATTGCGCTCATGTACCGTTGCGCCATTAACACCCCTAACAGATGCTGCCGCGCTTGCCTTTGAAGGTGGCCAAACAGTTGATACCGCCAACTTAACAGCGGAAATGCAGACAGCTTTGAGCTGTGTTCAAACAGCGGTGGCAGAGGAAGGTGGGACAGTAAGGGTTAACTCGGCTTACCGTCCTCCGGAATACCAAAATCATTTGCGCGCAGTATGGGATAAGTGGAATCTATTGCGAAATATGCGTGAGCCAGAATGCTCTGATTTAAGAGATGAAATTCAAGCTGAGTTTCAACGGCACGGCTTGTTATTAACTCAAAGGCCAGCTACTGGTACAGGGCCTCATACTGAAGGGCGAGCAATTGATATGAGATCCAGTTTAACGACTGCTCGATTCTTAGAAATAACTGGTCAATGTAGTCTTTACAGAAGGCTGCCTGTTACCGATCCTGTCCACTTCGAACACCAGTAA
- a CDS encoding N-acetyltransferase has translation MRKRLSWNWFIFKLWIFGSKYREIKIQPVSIKKNLVFKTPSKNDIDSFIKLASLHANKGHYHLPNIEIDVRISDSLKEQFAHSIYLQLMRFPSGVSRAYVIAAYAGSEPVAYCWMRSITESDHDAWEIFMLSVQPGYQREGIAEQLSQFCLSHLPDKTAIYARVFKSPHSVGIRKLLKKLGFSMMREIKAAKTDTFIKAG, from the coding sequence ATGAGAAAGAGGCTTTCCTGGAATTGGTTTATTTTCAAGTTATGGATATTCGGTTCAAAATATCGAGAAATTAAAATTCAACCTGTATCGATTAAAAAAAATTTGGTTTTCAAAACCCCATCAAAAAATGACATCGATAGCTTTATAAAATTAGCATCCCTACATGCCAACAAGGGACACTACCACCTGCCCAATATTGAAATAGATGTACGCATATCAGACAGCCTCAAGGAACAATTCGCCCACTCCATTTATCTGCAGCTAATGAGATTTCCTAGCGGTGTATCCAGGGCGTATGTGATTGCAGCTTACGCTGGCAGCGAACCAGTCGCATACTGCTGGATGAGAAGTATCACGGAATCAGACCATGATGCTTGGGAGATTTTTATGCTGTCAGTTCAGCCCGGCTACCAACGAGAAGGCATCGCAGAACAACTTAGCCAGTTTTGCTTAAGTCACCTACCTGACAAAACGGCGATTTATGCAAGAGTATTTAAAAGCCCTCATAGCGTGGGAATTAGAAAACTACTGAAAAAACTTGGCTTTAGTATGATGCGCGAAATAAAAGCTGCAAAAACGGATACATTTATCAAAGCGGGCTAA